The Medicago truncatula cultivar Jemalong A17 chromosome 4, MtrunA17r5.0-ANR, whole genome shotgun sequence genome includes a region encoding these proteins:
- the LOC25494198 gene encoding WD repeat-containing protein VIP3, with protein sequence MKLAGIKSIDNAHDDSVWAVTWAPATATRPPLLLTGSLDETVRLWKSDDLVLERTNTGHCLGVASVAAHPLGSIAASSSLDSFVRVFDVDSNATIATLEAPPSEVWQMRFDPKGAILAVAGGGSASVNLWDTSTWELVVTLSIPRVEGPKPSDKSGSKKFVLSVAWSPDGKRLACGSMDGTISVFDVQRAKFLHHLEGHFMPVRSLVYSPYDPRLLFSASDDGNVHMYDAEGKALVGTMSGHASWVLCVDVSPDGAAIATGSSDRTVRLWDLNMRASVQTMSNHTDQVWGVAFRPPGGNDVRSGRLASVSDDKSISLYDYS encoded by the exons ATGAAACTCGCCGGAATCAAATCGATAGACAACGCTCACGACGACTCCGTTTGGGCAGTCACATGGGCACCGGCAACCGCCACCCGACCACCTCTCCTTCTCACCGGCTCCCTCGACGAAACGGTACGCCTATGGAAATCCGATGACCTTGTTCTCGAACGCACCAACACCGGCCACTGTCTCGGCGTCGCTTCCGTCGCTGCTCACCCTCTCGGCTCAATTGCCGCTTCTTCTTCTCTTGATAGCTTTGTTCGTGTCTTTGATGTTGATTCTAATGCCACTATCGCTACTCTTGAAGCTCCTCCTTCTGAAGTCTGGCAAATGCGTTTCGATCCCAAG GGTGCCATTCTAGCAGTTGCTGGTGGAGGTAGTGCATCAGTCAATCTTTGGGACACTTCTACGTGGGAACTTGTTGTCACCCTATCAATTCCTCGTGTAGAAGGACCCAAACCCAGCGACAAAAGTGGCAGCAAGAAATTTGTCCTATCTGTTGCATGGAGCCCTGATGGAAAACGACTTGCTTGTGGCTCAATGGATGGCACCATTTCTGTTTTTGATGTGCAACGAGCCAAATTTTTGCATCACCTTGAAGGCCACTTCATGCCTGTGCGTTCTCTTGTTTATTCTCCTTATGATCCAAGGCTACTGTTTTCAGCTTCAGATGATGGTAATGTTCACATGTATGATGCTGAGGGAAAAGCCTTAGTTGGGACCATGTCAGGACATGCTAGTTGGGTTTTATGTGTGGATGTGAGCCCAGATGGGGCAGCTATTGCCACAGGTTCAAGTGATAGAACTGTTAGGCTATGGGATCTTAACATGAGGGCGTCTGTGCAGACGATGAGCAACCACACGGACCAAGTGTGGGGAGTGGCATTTAGACCACCTGGAGGAAATGATGTGCGAAGCGGTCGGCTTGCTAGTGTATCAGATGATAAGAGCATATCGCTGTATGATTATTCCTGA
- the LOC25494199 gene encoding UBP1-associated proteins 1C encodes MVWFQCEDCGDNLKKPKLPNHFRSCPANKLSCIDCGQMFGRDTVQNHTQCITEAEKYGPKGQGKTLNAAASKPIKDGKQRPVVDINVGLSERPPWFCSLCNTKATSKQALLLHAEGKKHGAKARMFHASKQPPVQTDNSAPDAKDAVETASNGMSKDDKIAEQPKLHESSEQNNLKPGNEVSSEKKKRKREALEGDVIKKSKNDTSVDAENGEVIQGEKARERKIKWKKFIKAALKSHPDGLKMKKLRKVVFKALKESSIVVNENELSEAIEQKINSSSNFAVENKHVRLVVKD; translated from the exons ATGGTTTGGTTTCAATGCGAAGACTGTGGAGACAACCTCAAAAAACCTAAGTTGCCCAATCACTTCCGATCATGCCCCGCCAACAAG CTTTCGTGCATTGACTGTGGACAAATGTTTGGTCGAGACACTGTTCAGAACCACACACAGTGTATTACAGAAGCG GAAAAGTATGGTCCAAAAGGCCAAGGAAAAACTTTGAATGCTGCAGCTTCCAAGCCTATCAAAGATGGCAAACAAAGGCCAGTAGTTGATATTAATGTGGGTTTATCTGAACGACCTCCGTGGTTCTGTAG TCTTTGCAATACAAAAGCTACCAGTAAGCAAGCACTTCTTCTCCATGCTGAAGGAAAGAAACACGGGGCGAAAGCCCGAATGTTCCATGCTTCGAAGCAACCACCAGTCCAGACAGATAATTCTGCCCCTGATGCAAAGGATGCAGTGGAGACAGCTTCTAATGGTATGTCAAAAGATGACAAAATTGCAGAGCAGCCAAAGTTGCACGAGTCGTCTGAACAAAATAACCTGAAACCGGGGAATGAAGTTTCttctgaaaagaaaaagaggaaacGTGAAGCATTAGAGGGtgatgttattaaaaaaagcaAGAATGACACATCAGTTGACGCGGAAAATGGGGAAGTAATTCAGGGCGAGAAAGCAAGAGAGAGGAAAATAAAGTGGAAGAAGTTTATCAAAGCAGCCTTGAAATCT CATCCTGATGgattgaagatgaagaaactgaGAAAAGTTGTCTTCAAAGCACTGAAGGAATCTAGCATTGTggtaaatgaaaatgaattgagCGAGGCGATTGAGCAGAAG ATAAACTCCAGCTCCAACTTTGCAGTTGAGAACAAGCATGTGCGATTAGTGGTCAAAGATTGA